One region of Tachysurus vachellii isolate PV-2020 chromosome 11, HZAU_Pvac_v1, whole genome shotgun sequence genomic DNA includes:
- the LOC132854238 gene encoding DDB1- and CUL4-associated factor 1 isoform X1, which produces MASAVEGSVDSKAELTALLEQWEREQQGNTQDLVNILTKISELVERETEEYHKADPDPFDDRHPGRANPECMLGHLLKILFKNDDFMNALVNSYVMTSREVPLNTVACRLLLNIMPGLETAVVFQEKEGIVERLFKWAREAEEPLRIYATGLLAGAMENQDIAANYREENSVLVPLMLQRLRELQEKEAENRKDFKRPSLRKTMEPLLPLDEEAVDGKFSPSPSHIHSENNSFGHESDGAVSPEPSLTQKSSSRVSSGVKGVMKLPMPHQSESEIPGNGAKDSRKRMERENGRKAKQKLNFSLPEPERSFSELSNSSWSEMSPWVIGNSYHLYPLTAGIEQRLILQYLTPLGEYQELLAVFMQLGARELLMHYTDLKQTNDVQLTFEALKYLASLLLHKKFAAEFVAHGGVQKLLEIPRPSMAATGVSLCLYYLAYNQDAMERVCMLPHSLLAEVVSYTLWLLECSHASGCCHATMFFSICFSFRAVLELFDNQDGLRRLVNLISTLEILNPEDQGALLSDDEIFSSRQTAKHTCMALRRYFEAHLAIKVEQVKQSLQRTEGGAPIHPQPYYKPCSYTHDQVVEMVEFLIEHGPVRLYWEPAEVFHKLSCVQLLLQLISIACDWRTYYGRSDTVRYALDILSILTVIPKTQLLLAENVAVLDEGGSTISTVGMSIILVVAEGEVFVNDAEIQKSALQVVINCVCAPDKRISSIGKFISGAPRRRLPQSHRTSESVLAKMWNVVQSNNGIKVLLSLLTIKMPITDADQIRALACKALVGLARSTTVRQIISKLPLFSSGQIQQLMKEPVLQDKRNDHVRFCKYSAELIEHVSGKPLLIGTDVSLALLQRANVVAQTRITFPEKELLLLVRNHLLSKGLVDTASALTKEADLPMCIHAHASVAPFSQSVSTPPTPTAIPRTPRLTNGVAARLGGHASHVPTPSLHLQSRPSTSQPPPPAPPSSSHHSTGSPLVGRIVFSRERPSTYAAGLKKPRVLRQKSDHGAFSQSPAMKKQLDRHLPSPPALDSIITEYLREQHARCKNPVTTCPPFSLFMPHQCPEPKQRCQAPTNFTARHTRRVAYPKYGGVDGGCFDRHLIFSRFRPISVFREAEEDESGFMCCAFSARERFLMLGTCTGQLKLYNVFSGQEEASYSCHSSAITHLEPSRDGSLLLTSASWSYPLSVLWGMKSVFIMKHSFLDDHYVEFSKLSQDRVIGTKEHIAHIYDIQTGQKTLTLNNPDLANNYKRNCATFNPTDDLVLNDGVMWDVRSAQAVHKFDKFNMNISGVFHPNGLEVIINTEIWDLRTFHLLHTVPALDQCRIVFNNNGTVIYGAMLQADDEDEMMEQQMKSPFGSSFRTFDATDYKPIATINVKRNIFDLCTDTKDCYLAVIENQDSLNMDTVCRLYEVGRQRLAEEEEDEEDQEDEDQDDEDDDDSDDDMDDIDTDPLMAELENENNGEEEEEDGEQDFSPSDDEEVARLLEEEGEDDDDDDDEDDDDEDDSEDNEEDVELAIDNTDSSDNSDLEDDIILSLNE; this is translated from the exons ATGGCATCTGCTGTTGAAGGCAGCGTGGACTCAAAAGCAGAGCTCACAGCACTGCTGGAGCAATGGGAGCGAGAACAACAAGGCAACACTCAGGACCTTGTCAACATATTGACAAA GATATCAGAACTTGTGGAGAGGGAGACTGAGGAATACCACAAGGCTGATCCTGACCCGTTTGATGATCGTCATCCAG GAAGGGCAAACCCAGAGTGTATGCTGGGACACTTGTTGAAGATCCTATTTAAGAATGATGACTTTATGAATGCA TTGGTAAACTCCTATGTTATGACAAGCAGAGAAGTTCCACTGAATACTGTAGCATGTCGACTGTTGCTGAACATCATGCCAGGCCTGGAGACTGCAGTGGTCTTTCAAGAGAAG gaGGGCATTGTAGAACGCCTATTTAAATGGGCCCGGGAGGCTGAGGAGCCCCTTAGAATATATGCTACTGGTTTGCTTGCAGGAGCCATGGAGAACCAGGACATTGCTGCCAACTACCGTGAGGAGAACTCTGTTCTG GTTCCCTTAATGCTACAGAGGCTCAGAGAACTACAGGAGAAAGAGGCTGAAAACAGGAAGGACTTCAAACGGCCCAGTCTACGAAAGACCATGGAGCCCTTGCTCCCTCTGGATGAGGAAGCAGTAGATGGCAAATTTTCTCCCAGCCCTTCACATATTCATTCGGAAAATAACAGCTTCGGACATGAATCAGATGGAGCGGTCTCCCCTGAGCCCAGTTTAACCCAGAAAAGCAGCAGTCGAGTCAGCTCTGGTGTCAAAGGGGTGATGAAATTGCCTATGCCACACCAGTCTGAGTCAGAGATCCCTGGTAATGGAGCCAAAGATTCCAGGAAGAGGATGGAGCGAGAGAATGGTAGGAAGGCCAAACAGAAGTTGAACTTCTCATTGCCAGAGCCAGAGCGCAGCTTCAGTGAGTTGTCCAACAGCAGCTGGTCAGAGATGAGCCCATGGGTGATTGGGAACAGCTACCACTTATACCCACTTACAGCAGGCATTGAGCAGCGTCTTATTCTTCAATACCTCACACCATTGGGAGAGTACCAGGAG TTGTTGGCGGTGTTCATGCAACTTGGTGCTCGAGAGCTCCTTATGCATTACACAGATCTAAAACAGACCAATGATGTCCAGTTAACCTTTGAAGCCCTCAAG TATCTGGCTTCTCTCCTACTGCATAAGAAGTTTGCAGCAGAATTTGTGGCTCATGGTGGAGTGCAGAAGCTGTTGGAAATCCCACGGCCATCCATGGCTGCCACAggagtctctctgtgtctctattaCCTTGCCTACAACCAAGATGCTATGGAGAGG GTGTGTATGCTACCCCACTCCCTCTTAGCAGAGGTGGTGAGTTACACTCTGTGGCTGCTGGAATGTTCCCATGCCTCTGGATGCTGTCATGCCACCATGTTCTTCTCCATTTGCTTCTCATTCCGAGCTGTGCTTGAGCTCTTCGACAACCAGGATGGCCTGAGACGCCTTGTCAACTTG ATAAGTACTCTGGAGATTTTGAATCCAGAAGACCAAGGGGCACTGCTGAGTGATGATGAGATCTTCTCCAGCAGGCAGACGGCCAAACACACCTGCATGGCTCTACGGCGGTACTTTGAAGCCCACCTGGCTATTAAAGTGGAACAAGTAAAACAGAGTCTGCAGCGCACAGAGGGTGGAGCACCCATCCATCCCCAGCCTTACTACAAG CCTTGCTCCTACACTCATGATCAGGTGGTTGAAATGGTGGAATTCCTTATTGAGCACGGGCCGGTGCGCCTGTACTGGGAGCCTGCCGAGGTCTTCCACAAGCTGTCCTGTGTCCAACTCCTGCTGCAGCTCATCTCCATCGCTTGTGACTGGAGGACTTACTATGGCAG GAGTGACACAGTGCGGTATGCACTAGACATCCTCAGCATTCTCACTGTTATCCCAAAAACGCAGCTTCTTTTGGCTGAAAATGTTGCTGTACTGGATGAAGGCGGGTCTACTATCTCCACAGTAG GCATGAGCATCATCCTGGTGGTAGCAGAGGGTGAGGTGTTTGTGAATGATGCAGAGATCCAGAAGTCAGCTCTGCAGGTGgtgattaattgtgtgtgtgcccctgaCAAGCGCATCTCCAGCATTGGTAAATTTATCTCAGGAGCACCACGACGTCGTCTTCCCCAGAGCCACCGTACCAGCGAAAGTGTCCTGGCCAAAATGTGGAATGTGGTCCAGTCCAATAATGGTATCAAGGTCTTACTCTCGTTGCTCACAATTAAAATGCCCATAACAGATGCCGACCAAATCCGTGCGTTAGCTTGCAAAGCATTAGTGGGTTTAGCACGAAGCACCACAGTGCGACAAATTATCAGCAAGTTACCACTTTTCAGCAGTGGGCAGATCCAGCAGCTAATGAAGGAGCCTGTACTTCAAGACAAACGCAATGACCATGTACGCTTTTGCAAATATTCTGCTGAGCTAATAGAGCACGTATCTGGAAAGCCACTCCTAATTGGCACAGATGTTTCACTAGCATTGTTGCAGCGTGCCAATGTTGTAGCACAAACACGCATCACGTTCCCTGAGAAGGAGTTGCTTCTGCTCGTTCGGAATCATCTGTTGTCAAAAGGTCTCGTTGATACAGCTTCAGCACTAACCAAAGAGGCTGACCTGCCTATGTGCATCCATGCTCATGCTAGTGTAGCACCATTTTCACAATCTGTCTCCACACCCCCTACACCAACTGCCATCCCACGGACTCCTCGCCTCACCAATGGTGTGGCAGCACGGCTTGGAGGCCATGCCTCTCATGTGCCTACTCCATCTCTTCACCTACAGTCCCGCCCATCTACTTCACAGCCCCCTCCACCAGCCCCACCCTCATCATCTCACCACAGCACTGGCTCTCCTCTTGTCGGCCGAATCGTGTTCTCAAGGGAACGGCCGTCTACATATGCAGCAGGACTGAAGAAACCACGTGTTTTGAGGCAGAAATCAGACCATGGTGCATTTAGCCAGAGTCCAGCTATGAAGAAACAATTGGACCGTCATCTTCCCTCACCGCCAGCTCTTGATAG TATTATAACAGAGTACCTACGGGAGCAGCATGCACGTTGTAAGAACCCGGTCACCACATGCCCGCCGTTCAGCCTCTTCATGCCCCACCAATGTCCAGAGCCAAAGCAGAGGTGCCAGGCACCCACAAACTTCACCGCACGTCACACACGAAGGGTAGCCTATCCTAAATATGGAGGGGTGGATGGAGGCTGCTTTGACAGGCATCTCATCTTCAGCAG gTTTAGGCCAATCTCAGTGTTCAGAGAAGCAGAGGAAGATGAGAGCGGCTTtatgtgttgtgcattttcAGCACGGGAGCGTTTCCTTATGCTGGGTACATGCACTGGGCAGCTTAAACTATACAATGTGTTCAGTGGACAAGAGGAAGCCAGCTACAGCTGCCATAGTTCAGCCATTACACACCTTGAGCCATCCAGG GATGGGTCTTTACTGTTGACATCTGCTTCATGGAGTTATCCTCTGTCTGTACTATGGGGAATGAAATCTGTGTTCATAATGAA GCATTCCTTTTTAGATGATCATTATGTGGAATTTAGTAAGCTTTCACAGGACAGAGTAATAGGAACCAAGGAACACATTGCTCAT ATTTATGACATTCAAACTGGTCAGAAAACCCTGACCTTAAACAACCCTGACCTGGCCAACAACTACAAGAGGAACTGTGCCACCTTCAATCCGACTGATGACCTGGTGCTAAATGACGGGGTTATGTGGGATGTGCGTTCAGCACAGGCTGTTCACAAGTTCGATAAATTCAACATGAACATCAGCGGTGTTTTCCACCCCAACGGCCTTGAAGTCATCATCAATACAGAGATT TGGGACTTGAGGACTTTTCATTTGCTTCACACTGTACCAGCACTGGATCAGTGCAGAATTGTGTTCAACAACAATGGAACAGTCATTTATGGAG CCATGCTTCAGgctgatgatgaggatgaaatGATGGAGCAGCAGATGAAAAGCCCCTTTGGTTCCTCCTTCAGGACCTTTGATGCTACTGACTACAAACCAATAG CCACCATTAATGTGAAGAGGAACATTTTTGACCTGTGCACTGACACAAAAGACTGTTACCTGGCAGTCATTGAA AATCAAGACTCTTTAAATATGGACACAGTGTGTCGACTTTATGAAGTTGGCAGACAGAGACTggctgaggaagaagaggatgaagaggatcAG gaggaTGAAGAtcaggatgatgaggatgatgacgaCTCCGATGATGATATGGATGATATTGACACAGACCCCTTGATGGCAGAGCTAGAGAATGAAAATaatggagaggaggaggaggaagatggtGAGCAGGATTTTTCCCCATCTGATGATGAAGAGGTGGCTCGTCTCCTGGAAGAAGAGGGTGAagatgatgacgacgatgatgatgaggatgatgatgatgaggatgattcTGAGGACAACGAGGAAGATGTTGAACTAGCAATTGATAATA CAGATAGCTCTGATAATTCAGACTTGGAAGATGACATTATCCTTTCCTTGAATGAGTGA
- the LOC132854238 gene encoding DDB1- and CUL4-associated factor 1 isoform X2, producing MASAVEGSVDSKAELTALLEQWEREQQGNTQDLVNILTKISELVERETEEYHKADPDPFDDRHPGRANPECMLGHLLKILFKNDDFMNALVNSYVMTSREVPLNTVACRLLLNIMPGLETAVVFQEKEGIVERLFKWAREAEEPLRIYATGLLAGAMENQDIAANYREENSVLVPLMLQRLRELQEKEAENRKDFKRPSLRKTMEPLLPLDEEAVDGKFSPSPSHIHSENNSFGHESDGAVSPEPSLTQKSSSRVSSGVKGVMKLPMPHQSESEIPGNGAKDSRKRMERENGRKAKQKLNFSLPEPERSFSELSNSSWSEMSPWVIGNSYHLYPLTAGIEQRLILQYLTPLGEYQELLAVFMQLGARELLMHYTDLKQTNDVQLTFEALKYLASLLLHKKFAAEFVAHGGVQKLLEIPRPSMAATGVSLCLYYLAYNQDAMERVCMLPHSLLAEVVSYTLWLLECSHASGCCHATMFFSICFSFRAVLELFDNQDGLRRLVNLISTLEILNPEDQGALLSDDEIFSSRQTAKHTCMALRRYFEAHLAIKVEQVKQSLQRTEGGAPIHPQPYYKPCSYTHDQVVEMVEFLIEHGPVRLYWEPAEVFHKLSCVQLLLQLISIACDWRTYYGRSDTVRYALDILSILTVIPKTQLLLAENVAVLDEGGSTISTVGMSIILVVAEGEVFVNDAEIQKSALQVVINCVCAPDKRISSIGKFISGAPRRRLPQSHRTSESVLAKMWNVVQSNNGIKVLLSLLTIKMPITDADQIRALACKALVGLARSTTVRQIISKLPLFSSGQIQQLMKEPVLQDKRNDHVRFCKYSAELIEHVSGKPLLIGTDVSLALLQRANVVAQTRITFPEKELLLLVRNHLLSKGLVDTASALTKEADLPMCIHAHASVAPFSQSVSTPPTPTAIPRTPRLTNGVAARLGGHASHVPTPSLHLQSRPSTSQPPPPAPPSSSHHSTGSPLVGRIVFSRERPSTYAAGLKKPRVLRQKSDHGAFSQSPAMKKQLDRHLPSPPALDSIITEYLREQHARCKNPVTTCPPFSLFMPHQCPEPKQRCQAPTNFTARHTRRVAYPKYGGVDGGCFDRHLIFSRFRPISVFREAEEDESGFMCCAFSARERFLMLGTCTGQLKLYNVFSGQEEASYSCHSSAITHLEPSRDGSLLLTSASWSYPLSVLWGMKSVFIMKHSFLDDHYVEFSKLSQDRVIGTKEHIAHIYDIQTGQKTLTLNNPDLANNYKRNCATFNPTDDLVLNDGVMWDVRSAQAVHKFDKFNMNISGVFHPNGLEVIINTEIWDLRTFHLLHTVPALDQCRIVFNNNGTVIYGAMLQADDEDEMMEQQMKSPFGSSFRTFDATDYKPIATINVKRNIFDLCTDTKDCYLAVIENQDSLNMDTVCRLYEVGRQRLAEEEEDEEDQEDEDQDDEDDDDSDDDMDDIDTDPLMAELENENNGEEEEEDGEQDFSPSDDEEVARLLEEEGEDDDDDDDEDDDDEDDSEDNEEDVELAIDNNSSDNSDLEDDIILSLNE from the exons ATGGCATCTGCTGTTGAAGGCAGCGTGGACTCAAAAGCAGAGCTCACAGCACTGCTGGAGCAATGGGAGCGAGAACAACAAGGCAACACTCAGGACCTTGTCAACATATTGACAAA GATATCAGAACTTGTGGAGAGGGAGACTGAGGAATACCACAAGGCTGATCCTGACCCGTTTGATGATCGTCATCCAG GAAGGGCAAACCCAGAGTGTATGCTGGGACACTTGTTGAAGATCCTATTTAAGAATGATGACTTTATGAATGCA TTGGTAAACTCCTATGTTATGACAAGCAGAGAAGTTCCACTGAATACTGTAGCATGTCGACTGTTGCTGAACATCATGCCAGGCCTGGAGACTGCAGTGGTCTTTCAAGAGAAG gaGGGCATTGTAGAACGCCTATTTAAATGGGCCCGGGAGGCTGAGGAGCCCCTTAGAATATATGCTACTGGTTTGCTTGCAGGAGCCATGGAGAACCAGGACATTGCTGCCAACTACCGTGAGGAGAACTCTGTTCTG GTTCCCTTAATGCTACAGAGGCTCAGAGAACTACAGGAGAAAGAGGCTGAAAACAGGAAGGACTTCAAACGGCCCAGTCTACGAAAGACCATGGAGCCCTTGCTCCCTCTGGATGAGGAAGCAGTAGATGGCAAATTTTCTCCCAGCCCTTCACATATTCATTCGGAAAATAACAGCTTCGGACATGAATCAGATGGAGCGGTCTCCCCTGAGCCCAGTTTAACCCAGAAAAGCAGCAGTCGAGTCAGCTCTGGTGTCAAAGGGGTGATGAAATTGCCTATGCCACACCAGTCTGAGTCAGAGATCCCTGGTAATGGAGCCAAAGATTCCAGGAAGAGGATGGAGCGAGAGAATGGTAGGAAGGCCAAACAGAAGTTGAACTTCTCATTGCCAGAGCCAGAGCGCAGCTTCAGTGAGTTGTCCAACAGCAGCTGGTCAGAGATGAGCCCATGGGTGATTGGGAACAGCTACCACTTATACCCACTTACAGCAGGCATTGAGCAGCGTCTTATTCTTCAATACCTCACACCATTGGGAGAGTACCAGGAG TTGTTGGCGGTGTTCATGCAACTTGGTGCTCGAGAGCTCCTTATGCATTACACAGATCTAAAACAGACCAATGATGTCCAGTTAACCTTTGAAGCCCTCAAG TATCTGGCTTCTCTCCTACTGCATAAGAAGTTTGCAGCAGAATTTGTGGCTCATGGTGGAGTGCAGAAGCTGTTGGAAATCCCACGGCCATCCATGGCTGCCACAggagtctctctgtgtctctattaCCTTGCCTACAACCAAGATGCTATGGAGAGG GTGTGTATGCTACCCCACTCCCTCTTAGCAGAGGTGGTGAGTTACACTCTGTGGCTGCTGGAATGTTCCCATGCCTCTGGATGCTGTCATGCCACCATGTTCTTCTCCATTTGCTTCTCATTCCGAGCTGTGCTTGAGCTCTTCGACAACCAGGATGGCCTGAGACGCCTTGTCAACTTG ATAAGTACTCTGGAGATTTTGAATCCAGAAGACCAAGGGGCACTGCTGAGTGATGATGAGATCTTCTCCAGCAGGCAGACGGCCAAACACACCTGCATGGCTCTACGGCGGTACTTTGAAGCCCACCTGGCTATTAAAGTGGAACAAGTAAAACAGAGTCTGCAGCGCACAGAGGGTGGAGCACCCATCCATCCCCAGCCTTACTACAAG CCTTGCTCCTACACTCATGATCAGGTGGTTGAAATGGTGGAATTCCTTATTGAGCACGGGCCGGTGCGCCTGTACTGGGAGCCTGCCGAGGTCTTCCACAAGCTGTCCTGTGTCCAACTCCTGCTGCAGCTCATCTCCATCGCTTGTGACTGGAGGACTTACTATGGCAG GAGTGACACAGTGCGGTATGCACTAGACATCCTCAGCATTCTCACTGTTATCCCAAAAACGCAGCTTCTTTTGGCTGAAAATGTTGCTGTACTGGATGAAGGCGGGTCTACTATCTCCACAGTAG GCATGAGCATCATCCTGGTGGTAGCAGAGGGTGAGGTGTTTGTGAATGATGCAGAGATCCAGAAGTCAGCTCTGCAGGTGgtgattaattgtgtgtgtgcccctgaCAAGCGCATCTCCAGCATTGGTAAATTTATCTCAGGAGCACCACGACGTCGTCTTCCCCAGAGCCACCGTACCAGCGAAAGTGTCCTGGCCAAAATGTGGAATGTGGTCCAGTCCAATAATGGTATCAAGGTCTTACTCTCGTTGCTCACAATTAAAATGCCCATAACAGATGCCGACCAAATCCGTGCGTTAGCTTGCAAAGCATTAGTGGGTTTAGCACGAAGCACCACAGTGCGACAAATTATCAGCAAGTTACCACTTTTCAGCAGTGGGCAGATCCAGCAGCTAATGAAGGAGCCTGTACTTCAAGACAAACGCAATGACCATGTACGCTTTTGCAAATATTCTGCTGAGCTAATAGAGCACGTATCTGGAAAGCCACTCCTAATTGGCACAGATGTTTCACTAGCATTGTTGCAGCGTGCCAATGTTGTAGCACAAACACGCATCACGTTCCCTGAGAAGGAGTTGCTTCTGCTCGTTCGGAATCATCTGTTGTCAAAAGGTCTCGTTGATACAGCTTCAGCACTAACCAAAGAGGCTGACCTGCCTATGTGCATCCATGCTCATGCTAGTGTAGCACCATTTTCACAATCTGTCTCCACACCCCCTACACCAACTGCCATCCCACGGACTCCTCGCCTCACCAATGGTGTGGCAGCACGGCTTGGAGGCCATGCCTCTCATGTGCCTACTCCATCTCTTCACCTACAGTCCCGCCCATCTACTTCACAGCCCCCTCCACCAGCCCCACCCTCATCATCTCACCACAGCACTGGCTCTCCTCTTGTCGGCCGAATCGTGTTCTCAAGGGAACGGCCGTCTACATATGCAGCAGGACTGAAGAAACCACGTGTTTTGAGGCAGAAATCAGACCATGGTGCATTTAGCCAGAGTCCAGCTATGAAGAAACAATTGGACCGTCATCTTCCCTCACCGCCAGCTCTTGATAG TATTATAACAGAGTACCTACGGGAGCAGCATGCACGTTGTAAGAACCCGGTCACCACATGCCCGCCGTTCAGCCTCTTCATGCCCCACCAATGTCCAGAGCCAAAGCAGAGGTGCCAGGCACCCACAAACTTCACCGCACGTCACACACGAAGGGTAGCCTATCCTAAATATGGAGGGGTGGATGGAGGCTGCTTTGACAGGCATCTCATCTTCAGCAG gTTTAGGCCAATCTCAGTGTTCAGAGAAGCAGAGGAAGATGAGAGCGGCTTtatgtgttgtgcattttcAGCACGGGAGCGTTTCCTTATGCTGGGTACATGCACTGGGCAGCTTAAACTATACAATGTGTTCAGTGGACAAGAGGAAGCCAGCTACAGCTGCCATAGTTCAGCCATTACACACCTTGAGCCATCCAGG GATGGGTCTTTACTGTTGACATCTGCTTCATGGAGTTATCCTCTGTCTGTACTATGGGGAATGAAATCTGTGTTCATAATGAA GCATTCCTTTTTAGATGATCATTATGTGGAATTTAGTAAGCTTTCACAGGACAGAGTAATAGGAACCAAGGAACACATTGCTCAT ATTTATGACATTCAAACTGGTCAGAAAACCCTGACCTTAAACAACCCTGACCTGGCCAACAACTACAAGAGGAACTGTGCCACCTTCAATCCGACTGATGACCTGGTGCTAAATGACGGGGTTATGTGGGATGTGCGTTCAGCACAGGCTGTTCACAAGTTCGATAAATTCAACATGAACATCAGCGGTGTTTTCCACCCCAACGGCCTTGAAGTCATCATCAATACAGAGATT TGGGACTTGAGGACTTTTCATTTGCTTCACACTGTACCAGCACTGGATCAGTGCAGAATTGTGTTCAACAACAATGGAACAGTCATTTATGGAG CCATGCTTCAGgctgatgatgaggatgaaatGATGGAGCAGCAGATGAAAAGCCCCTTTGGTTCCTCCTTCAGGACCTTTGATGCTACTGACTACAAACCAATAG CCACCATTAATGTGAAGAGGAACATTTTTGACCTGTGCACTGACACAAAAGACTGTTACCTGGCAGTCATTGAA AATCAAGACTCTTTAAATATGGACACAGTGTGTCGACTTTATGAAGTTGGCAGACAGAGACTggctgaggaagaagaggatgaagaggatcAG gaggaTGAAGAtcaggatgatgaggatgatgacgaCTCCGATGATGATATGGATGATATTGACACAGACCCCTTGATGGCAGAGCTAGAGAATGAAAATaatggagaggaggaggaggaagatggtGAGCAGGATTTTTCCCCATCTGATGATGAAGAGGTGGCTCGTCTCCTGGAAGAAGAGGGTGAagatgatgacgacgatgatgatgaggatgatgatgatgaggatgattcTGAGGACAACGAGGAAGATGTTGAACTAGCAATTGATAATA ATAGCTCTGATAATTCAGACTTGGAAGATGACATTATCCTTTCCTTGAATGAGTGA